Sequence from the Microplitis demolitor isolate Queensland-Clemson2020A chromosome 2, iyMicDemo2.1a, whole genome shotgun sequence genome:
GTGCTGATTTAATTGGATCACCACCTGCTTGCATGGCTTGCTTAGCAGCCAttacaatttttctcaacGCCACCTTGGGTCGTCTGCTGGTACTTTTCTTCTTACTACTCTTTCTCCTTTTCTTACCCACCGTTCATTTCTTCTTACGACTCATTCCCTTCTTCTTCTTACCACCCATgctctttttcttcttcattcCCATTCCGGAGCGTTTTTTTACCTTCATGATTTTGTTTACACTCCAAGCAGCAGCTTTTTCTCCAATAGAAGCGTCTTTCACTTGAAAACGTTCCCACGCTTTGTCAGCTAATATTTTATCAGCCTCGTGACGTGCTGCCAAATTTTCCCGATTTTTCGAGTAAGCAATGTCGTGATTCTTACACGCTGCATCCAAAGGATTGATGCCAGGATCACCACGAGCTAGTCTCTTTTCTAACTTTGTTTCTGGGCCACAATACTGATAGCCAGGTATATGAAGTTCAAAAGGTAGCTTGTTAATGATACTGTTGACAATACCTTTCCCACTTATACGTCCGCACTCCATTACAGTGACAAAATgactgataataaataattataaatgatcatACTTATAGTCATAGAAAAGAGTTGTCACTCTAACAGTGAacatggagtttaaaaaacaCGATGCTAAATTACCTGTAATAAACTTCGATCAAATAGTTCAAGGTACAGGAGTAAAAAGGATCAAAAGACATGGTGCTCTACTACCAAACAGTGTGCGGGCAGTGTTTTGTTGCCCATCAAATTGTGGTAAAACAAATGCCTTATTATCACTTATTATACATCCCAATGGTTTGAGATTTAACAACATTTACATATACTCAAAATCTCTCAGCCGAAATACAAGTTCTTAGAGGCATTGCTTAAGCCCATAGAGGGTGTAGGATTTTTTCCATTCAATGAGCATGAGGACGTGATTAAACCTGAGGATGCAAAACCCAATTCACTGATGATATTTGATGATGTCGCTTGTGAAAAACAGGATCACATTAGAGCTTACTTTTGTACGGGTCGACACAAAGATGTAGacagtttttatttgtgtCGAACATATACACGGATTCCTAAGCATTTAATACGtgataatgtaaattttttagttctgTTCCGTCAagatgaaatgaatttaaaacatgTATATGACGATCATGTAAATACTGACATGTCATACAATTCATTCAAAGAACTATGCTCTGCATGTTGAAATGATAGTAAATATGGTTTTGTGGTAATTGATAAAGATAGTGAGCTCAACAATGGACAATACAGAAAAGGATTTGACTGctttattagtataaattagAGTGTAACTAttaatatgaatcatatatctAGTGAACTCTAATACATCAACATGAAGCCTGAAGagatttcaaaacaaaaagatgTGTTGCGTCAGATATCTGAAGCAAGTGACGCAATCAAACGAAAGCATTAAATGCTGAAGTTAGGAAAAGATAGCGCTGAAAAAGCTATGGGTGAAATGTTCAAACCCATAGTTACACCGTTGCAGAATCTAGTTAAATCGtcgaaacaaataattaaacaagaagtcaagaatgaaattaaagaagaAGAGGTTACACAAAAGGACAATTCAACACTCAACAACAAAACAGATTTTGATGATACAAGTCATTATGATAGTTTTATTTCTGATGAAGATTGGAGTAGTAGAACTCTTAATGAGAGCCAAATAAATCCTTCTGCTTCAAGTACTCCCGCTGAACCGAGCAGTTTAGTAAAATCCTATTCAGCCAAAGTGTatagaaaaagtaaagaaatagATTTAAGATATGGCGTCCGTCGGCGGTACAATGATTTTTACATTGGTgattcagaaataaattttgaagaaaatacattttatgttaaagaTCAGAAATACCCAATAACTCCTGGTTTATTGGAATTGTTATCCAAAAAATCACCCCATGATGCAAGTGTTACACAagatgataaagaaaaataccttgacatcattaaaaatacaaacgcttatagaaaaaattactaatcaGATGGTAGTATTTATGAAGACTCaacaataaagtttaataattatattgctgattttcttacaaaaaatacaaaagcaCCTAAGGGAAAAGGATTGCCTAAATATAAGATtgtaaaaaagaagaaaacacATATGGATTACGTTTATTGGGATGATCCAAACGAACTGGTTGATCGTCTACGTTTACTCATGGCATCTCAAGCTGCCGGTAATCCAAGTCAtacaaatgaaattatatcgATAATCGAAGAGTTACGGGAGGCTGGAATTATATATTAACGGTATTTTTGAACTGTGTTAGCCAGTCTTTTACTGTTCATAAAAGTGTAAAGAGCAAAAAAATGAGCATCGACATATTTGGACGCTCGTTAACGACAGCTGCAGTTATTAGTGGACCACCTGGACCACCTGGAGTTGGTTTTAAGTTAACTCCTGGTGGAGATTATGATTTGGAGAGTCAAAAATTGTGTCGTGTTGGTGATCCTTCAGATGATAATGATGCAGCAACATTGAAATTTACGCGTGATATAgtccataaaaaattgactttaatGTATGATAGTATGAAAGATGATCTGTCCGAGATCATTTAACTTTTGCATGTTGAAGTAGTAACACTAGAATCTAAAGTCGTCTCATTAGAAAAAGAGGTTCaagaactaaaattaaaattgaaaaaaacaagaaaagaaTCACTTAGTGACAATACCCGGCGAATAAAGAAATTGgaagctaaaatttttaacgatggAGGACAAGAAGTCAGTAATAGCTTATGAGCTCCATAAACAAGCTCGTAGAAATTACCTGCGAAGACATGTTGATACCCGGGGGCTCGATGAAACCTGGCAGGCGGATTTAGTTGAAATGATCCCATACGCTAAATCaaataaaggaaataaatacATGCTGACGGtgatagatatattttccaaGTACGCTTGGGctgtacaaataaaaaataaaagtgctAGTGATGTTACGAATGCAATGAAATCTATATTCCAACAAGGACGTGTTCCGAAAAATCTTCATGTAGATCAAGGCAaagaattttacaataaagagttcaaaaatcttatgaaacagtttaaaattaatatgtactCTACGTTCAGTAACCTGAAAGCATCCATATGTGAGCGTTTTAACCGAACACTTAAAACTAATATGTGGCGTCAATTCTCTGCTCGTGGTAATTATAAATGGATCAACATGCTAGAAGAATTgttaaatacttataataatactaaacatcggacaattaaaatgaaacctGTTGATGTAACAGTTGCTAATGAAAAAGAActgcttaaaaatatatacaaaccTCTTCAAATGCAGCAGCGAGTACGAAAATCTAAGTTTAAAGTTGGAGATAAAGTTCGAATTAGCAAACACAAACATGTGTTTGAGAAAGGTTACACTGCTAACTGGACAACAGAGATTTTCACTATAAAATCTGTACAAAATACGGTACCTACGACCTACAGACTTGTAGACTATCAGGATCAGCCTATAGAAGGTGGATTCTACGATGAAGAACTCAGCAAAGTTAAATATCCGGATGTTTACCTAgtagaaaaagttataaaaacacGTGGAAATAAATTACATGTAAAGTGGCTCGGCTTTGATAACTCTCACAATAGCTGGATAAATAAATCTgatctgtaaaaaaatgtattatatttttgaaataaaacaaaataattttttaatcatgtatataagttttatttttttactagcctaaaatttataaatattttttacatttttcgtCTTTTATTTGGTCTCGGAATAGTCACAATATCATTTCTTGATACTTTGTAACCCCATGGCACGGTATCTGTACTGTTTAACAGAAGCTGACGCTTGTCATCTTCCCAACTTAAAGCTATCTTATTCTGAACTATTGTACTAACACAATGtttgttacttttaattacatattgtGTCTTACTTAAATTTACATGATCTTCTAAACATCGTTTGAAATCTTCAAAAGTGATAGTTCGCAAAGTCGGACGTTTAATACCTTTGGCTCGCTTTTTTACCTGatcttcattataaattttaaaagcatacAACTTTGCTCTAAGTCCAGTAAATTCAGTCATAATTTTGCCATTATTCTCATCCTTCATCAGACCTAATACTTTCTTATTAACAAGTGGTATGTTGTAAACATTATCAGGTGGATAATCAGAGGTGTCAAACTTGGCGagatcacgtttgatgatctTATAGATGTCTGGTACAATGGAATGGTAAATAAGACTATCAGTATCAGTGTACATTAGTTTAGATTcgtcatttgaaaaattatgttttacataattataatgaaagtcatatatataagttttcGATAGATCTAATATACAAAAACCAACATAGATGGGTTTGTCAAAGCGTACTTTTGTCGcctttaattcaattattatcatattctCATCAAAAATAGTAAGACTATGAAAATTAGGCTTACAAATATAGTCAGCAGCGCCATATCTACCGGCCCATCTTGTTACTATATGAATCTCTTTGTATTTTCTGAcattttccatagtcttaccaaaGACAGCATTATTcataagtttataaaagtccttttcaaactcatttttagCAGCCTTTCTACAATctgtatttttatctatatatgaCTTGAGCCAGAGTGActgttcaaattttaaaactgtgcatttttgttaattttaatcctaaatCTATACATTGTCCTAAATTCTTATAAtgtataacataatttttttatcatataaagtTGTCGATAATTTAGTATACTTGCTACCCGGTGGTGAAAAATGTTCAGGACATAGTGGTAAATCTTTATGTAGATCATGCAATTCCTGAGGATAATGTAGATCAACTTCTAATACATAGCCAACGCTATCGATGtcgtttaaaaattgatctaCGTTATCTACGTTATCTACGTTATCAAATGAACCTTTTGGTAGCGGCATACTCATAGCAGCACCATACAAATTATTCACATCataatacattaaataggatTCAGCTTTATTAGGATTAATGCTGGATCCCATGTAACGATTATTGGCCACTGCATACCTATTTGTACACTGAGATACACCACCTCTGATACCTTTTTCAACAAATAGCATCATTTCAGAATCGGTAAATAACTCGAGTTCAACATTTGTATATTTCAACATCGCATCGAAAGCAAGTCCCGGCGCTGTATAGTAATGTAAAGGATCTAAGCTATAGGTAGCCATACAATTAtgtctgaaattttgaaatatgtcAGCTAAAAGTAGTAcatctgtttttaaatataaatctgaATATTCCCCCaatgttttaatatcaaatttattccaCACTAATTGAGCAAGAGCATAATCATTATCAGATACACCTTCGTTCgataatttagaataaaatgaGTCCTGATCAGGCAGCTGTTTGTCATTAAGTTTGTCAATATCAGTTACGTACTCGTATGGGATTACACCCTTTCgagtaactaatttaaatttttcaggatCACTGTAATGTTGTTGAGTAATCTGTTTATCACAATCATTCAGATTAGATGCTAATTTGTCAAGACTAGAAGCCATAAATCTGAATGAATCTATAAAACGTAAGCAAACTGATGTATTTTCAACATACTTTGTAAAAGATATATAACgttctttattaattggtaataatgtaattttacccTCGAAAACAGttgataaagattttattataaaatgagaATCGTAACCAGATAAACTATGAAATACTATTGGTATAGTGTgagattttctataatttatattacaagATAAGTGAGCTGGACCGCGATAGTTACCAGTAAAATGACAGTGATCGTAGCATTTATCTGTAGCAGAAGTTATAGACCTTTCACAAATATGACAAACAGTTGCTTGCTCATGAATCTCTTTTTGTTGTCTCGACAGAGGTTTCAtagcaacaggattttttaaGTATGATTCGACTTCTAATGCTAAacattctaatttttttacaaa
This genomic interval carries:
- the LOC128667355 gene encoding uncharacterized protein LOC128667355, producing the protein MSEVLQYPNTTVQVRRSVQANIAVLCWYSNQFLQLSGQVAGGDLSVNNQSIKWQDLENAFSNNIKTGSIINRSHTDLRDFLNVSRDIVLDKIQEMLENVAGVKVNVELFCKFRKNTSVEEEVKSFNTKSRAILPATSLSEWYTDFVYEKMLNKVEEFNQKDSGWSLTEITNLVVTMSKYTPLQGGTSTFVRLPRDIQMKRAVLNIENFDEYCFLWSVVAAIHLPNTGHPERTSAYPHYSAVLEYTDIKFPMTLEQIPQFERLNDLTINVYDLSRLVKSQISASKSKLFFCDRCLNNFKLEKSFEDHKKDCFALNKVHMTFPTEENKILKFKNYQYEDIVPFVVYADLECTLEPQEKDNSDKHIPHSIAFYRFCSYNNNLSKFELNRSQTCIEWFVKKLECLALEVESYLKNPVAMKPLSRQQKEIHEQATVCHICERSITSATDKCYDHCHFTGNYRGPAHLSCNINYRKSHTIPIVFHSLSGYDSHFIIKSLSTVFEGKITLLPINKERYISFTKYVENTSVCLRFIDSFRFMASSLDKLASNLNDCDKQITQQHYSDPEKFKLVTRKGVIPYEYVTDIDKLNDKQLPDQDSFYSKLSNEGVSDNDYALAQLVWNKFDIKTLGEYSDLYLKTDVLLLADIFQNFRHNCMATYSLDPLHYYTAPGLAFDAMLKYTNVELELFTDSEMMLFVEKGIRGGVSQCTNRYAVANNRYMGSSINPNKAESYLMYYDVNNLYGAAMSMPLPKGSFDNVDNVDNVDQFLNDIDSVGYVLEVDLHYPQELHDLHKDLPLCPEHFSPPGSKYTKLSTTLYDKKIMLYIIRI